One Bacteroidota bacterium DNA window includes the following coding sequences:
- a CDS encoding nitronate monooxygenase: protein MNKITKLFNIKYPIIQGGMIWCSGWELASAVSNEGGLGLIGSGSMYPEVLRDHIRKCKKATDKPFGVNIPLLYPQTDDHLKIILEEGVKIVFTSAGNPKKHTSLLKENGVIVVHVVANEKFALKCVEAGVDAIVAEGFEAGGHNGFEETTTMALIPQLRKVIDIPLIAAGGIGSGRSMLAAMALGADGVQIGSLFAASIESSAHVNFKQQVLKASDGDTKLTLKQLVPVRLIRNKFLNEVEEAEKRGASKEELLELLGRGRAKKGMFEGDIEEGEMEIGQVSSIIHEILPVKKIIKNLITEFNKAKTQIIQIDL from the coding sequence ATGAACAAAATAACCAAACTTTTTAACATCAAGTACCCCATCATTCAGGGTGGAATGATTTGGTGCAGTGGCTGGGAACTGGCTTCGGCAGTAAGTAATGAAGGCGGATTGGGACTGATTGGTTCGGGTTCAATGTATCCTGAGGTATTGAGAGATCATATCCGAAAATGTAAAAAAGCAACCGACAAACCATTCGGAGTAAATATTCCGCTTCTATATCCGCAAACCGACGATCACCTCAAAATCATTTTGGAGGAAGGGGTTAAAATTGTGTTTACATCTGCCGGGAACCCTAAAAAACATACTTCATTATTGAAAGAAAATGGGGTTATTGTTGTTCACGTGGTAGCTAATGAGAAATTTGCCTTAAAATGCGTTGAAGCCGGTGTAGATGCGATCGTTGCCGAAGGTTTTGAAGCGGGTGGTCATAATGGATTTGAAGAAACAACAACCATGGCACTCATTCCTCAACTTAGAAAAGTGATAGATATTCCTTTAATTGCCGCAGGTGGAATAGGTAGCGGCAGAAGCATGCTTGCAGCTATGGCATTAGGTGCAGATGGGGTGCAAATTGGAAGTCTTTTTGCCGCTTCGATTGAATCTTCCGCTCATGTAAATTTTAAGCAACAAGTATTAAAAGCATCCGATGGAGATACTAAACTTACCTTAAAACAATTGGTTCCGGTACGTCTCATTCGGAATAAATTTTTAAATGAAGTGGAAGAAGCAGAAAAAAGAGGGGCTTCGAAAGAAGAATTATTGGAATTGCTCGGTAGGGGCAGGGCAAAAAAAGGAATGTTTGAAGGGGATATTGAAGAAGGGGAAATGGAAATTGGTCAGGTTTCATCCATAATTCATGAGATACTTCCGGTAAAAAAAATCATAAAAAATCTCATCACAGAATTCAATAAAGCAAAAACACAGATAATCCAAATTGATCTTTAA
- a CDS encoding electron transfer flavoprotein subunit beta/FixA family protein, translating to MRILICLSNVPDTTTKVKFSGDNTAFDKTGVQWIINPWDELALTRALELKETSGGAISSISIATVGRSEVEPTMRKALAIGADDAIRIDADPTDAYYVAAQLAEIAKDFDIIMAGIEASDYNGSVVGGMLSEFLNIPSISSVSQLNIDGGAVSLVREIDGGSEVMKTTTPFVAIVQKGIAKEPRIPAMRGIMMARTKPLKVIPAVVVESLTEFVSYVLPAPKAKCKMVDAENVKELVDLLKNEAKAI from the coding sequence ATGAGAATTTTGATCTGCTTAAGCAATGTTCCGGATACTACGACTAAGGTAAAATTTAGCGGGGACAATACTGCTTTCGACAAAACCGGGGTTCAATGGATTATCAATCCATGGGATGAGCTTGCTTTAACCAGGGCTCTTGAACTAAAAGAAACTTCAGGAGGAGCCATAAGCTCTATAAGCATTGCTACAGTTGGAAGAAGCGAAGTTGAACCAACCATGCGAAAAGCTCTGGCAATTGGCGCTGACGATGCAATTCGGATTGATGCCGATCCAACTGATGCTTATTATGTAGCTGCTCAATTAGCTGAGATTGCCAAAGATTTTGACATCATCATGGCAGGTATTGAAGCCAGTGATTATAATGGTTCGGTAGTTGGCGGTATGCTTTCTGAATTTTTAAACATCCCCTCAATCTCATCGGTATCTCAGTTGAATATTGATGGTGGAGCTGTTTCCCTCGTTCGTGAGATTGATGGCGGTTCAGAAGTAATGAAAACGACTACTCCGTTTGTAGCCATCGTTCAAAAAGGAATAGCCAAAGAACCCAGAATCCCTGCGATGCGTGGTATCATGATGGCACGGACAAAACCTTTAAAAGTTATACCTGCCGTTGTGGTAGAATCCTTGACCGAATTCGTTTCTTATGTACTACCAGCTCCAAAAGCCAAGTGTAAAATGGTGGATGCAGAGAATGTGAAGGAATTGGTTGATTTATTGAAGAACGAAGCCAAAGCTATTTAA
- a CDS encoding four helix bundle protein — MRNDKENIIVDLTFKFALGVIEFSELLLENKNYIISKQILKSGTSIGALVREAQNAESKADFIHKMKIAAKEADETMYWLELCKFSKNYPNGNLLIEDLTSIIKVLSKIIGTSKR, encoded by the coding sequence ATGAGAAATGACAAAGAAAATATAATCGTTGATTTGACCTTTAAGTTTGCTTTAGGAGTTATAGAATTTTCTGAATTATTACTTGAGAATAAAAACTATATCATATCAAAACAAATTCTTAAATCCGGAACTTCAATAGGGGCATTGGTAAGAGAAGCGCAAAATGCTGAGAGTAAGGCAGACTTTATTCATAAAATGAAGATTGCAGCCAAGGAGGCAGATGAAACAATGTATTGGTTAGAACTTTGTAAATTTTCTAAAAATTATCCAAATGGCAATTTATTGATTGAAGATTTGACCAGTATAATAAAAGTGCTTTCAAAAATTATTGGAACATCAAAAAGATGA
- a CDS encoding 3-hydroxyacyl-CoA dehydrogenase family protein produces MNYDERLRNVTVLGAAGKMGSGILLLTAVEMADLSLKPENKGIPYCLNAMDLSQEGLAGLLRYLKTQVTKIAEKKIVWLRKMYANRADLIENEEILNQYVFDVLSIVRPVTKVEVAYESNLIFEAVSENKDLKIKIFSQIDQNNPNKPWYFTNTSSVPINLINDGANLSGRVLGFHFYNPPAVQKLVELILPKNPVSGMEAFAKDYAQKLGKIIVPSNDFAGFIGNGHFMRDSLYAITEMERLSKEMSFVEAVYTVNKVAQDYLVRPMGIFQLIDYVGIDVVQFIMNVMNPFLKNEDLHSDLLDKMIDLAVRGGQNSDGSQKDGFLKYEKGKPVAIYNPDKKNYINISEFQEKCDAKLGKYPDPTVSWKSTIRRKDKDQIFSEFFTTMKSMPDLGAKLALNYGKRSNEIGRQLVSSGVANNEADVNTVMLTGFFHAYGPINDYFVF; encoded by the coding sequence ATGAATTACGACGAAAGATTAAGAAATGTAACAGTTTTGGGTGCTGCAGGTAAGATGGGAAGTGGAATTCTTCTGCTGACCGCTGTCGAGATGGCCGATCTCAGTTTAAAACCTGAGAACAAAGGAATTCCCTACTGTCTCAATGCCATGGATCTCTCTCAGGAAGGTCTGGCAGGACTTTTACGTTATCTGAAAACCCAGGTAACAAAAATTGCCGAGAAAAAAATTGTTTGGCTGCGTAAAATGTATGCCAATCGTGCAGACTTGATCGAAAACGAAGAAATTTTAAATCAATACGTTTTTGACGTATTGAGCATTGTTCGGCCTGTTACAAAAGTTGAGGTTGCTTACGAATCAAATTTGATTTTTGAAGCGGTGAGCGAAAATAAAGATTTAAAAATCAAAATTTTTAGCCAAATCGATCAGAATAACCCAAACAAACCCTGGTATTTTACCAATACCTCTTCGGTACCTATCAATCTTATCAATGATGGTGCAAATCTGAGCGGACGGGTTTTAGGGTTCCATTTTTATAATCCTCCGGCTGTTCAAAAATTGGTAGAGTTGATTTTACCGAAAAATCCTGTTTCAGGAATGGAAGCTTTTGCTAAAGATTATGCACAAAAACTGGGCAAAATTATTGTCCCTTCAAATGATTTCGCCGGATTTATCGGCAACGGCCATTTCATGCGTGATTCATTATATGCAATAACAGAAATGGAGCGACTTTCAAAAGAAATGTCGTTTGTTGAAGCTGTTTATACCGTAAACAAAGTGGCTCAGGATTATTTGGTACGTCCGATGGGGATTTTCCAATTGATCGATTATGTAGGGATTGATGTGGTTCAGTTTATAATGAACGTGATGAACCCATTCCTTAAAAATGAAGATTTGCATAGCGATTTATTGGATAAAATGATTGATTTAGCTGTAAGAGGTGGTCAAAATTCCGATGGGTCGCAGAAAGATGGATTTTTGAAATATGAGAAAGGGAAACCGGTTGCGATATATAATCCCGACAAAAAAAATTACATAAATATTAGTGAATTTCAGGAAAAATGTGATGCAAAATTAGGCAAATATCCTGATCCGACTGTTAGCTGGAAATCAACCATCAGAAGAAAAGATAAAGATCAGATATTCTCCGAATTTTTTACAACCATGAAATCAATGCCTGATTTGGGAGCTAAACTTGCGCTGAACTATGGAAAACGTTCGAATGAAATAGGACGTCAATTAGTTAGCTCAGGTGTTGCAAATAACGAAGCGGATGTAAACACGGTCATGCTAACCGGATTTTTCCATGCTTACGGACCGATTAATGATTATTTTGTTTTTTAG
- a CDS encoding enoyl-CoA hydratase/isomerase family protein yields MNYKNLQVEITEGIGLVTIYRPEALNALNTNFFYEMDHFLSEVSLNKSIQVLIITGSGKAFVAGADIAEMVDKTPAEGTKFSRLGQNTFRSLEKLQIPVIGAINGFALGGGLELAMACDFRIASSKAKFGQPEVNLGMIPGYAGTQRLPRLVGLADALYLLMTAEMIGAEEALRIGLVQKVVEPEELMNEVLKIAKLIQTKGPDAIKKVKYVARTGMLMDFDKANELEAEYFGTQFKAEGEEGMRAFLEKRKPNW; encoded by the coding sequence ATGAATTATAAAAACTTACAAGTTGAAATAACAGAAGGAATTGGCTTGGTTACCATCTATCGACCGGAAGCATTGAATGCGTTAAACACAAATTTCTTTTATGAAATGGATCACTTCTTAAGTGAGGTTTCATTGAATAAAAGCATTCAGGTATTAATAATTACAGGAAGTGGAAAAGCTTTCGTGGCCGGTGCAGATATTGCGGAAATGGTTGATAAAACTCCTGCTGAAGGTACTAAGTTTTCACGATTGGGCCAAAATACGTTTAGAAGTCTGGAGAAATTACAAATCCCTGTCATAGGTGCCATTAATGGATTTGCGCTGGGTGGTGGATTAGAATTGGCCATGGCTTGCGATTTTCGCATTGCCAGTTCGAAAGCTAAATTTGGTCAGCCTGAAGTAAATTTAGGAATGATCCCGGGATATGCCGGAACCCAGCGATTACCCCGCTTGGTTGGATTAGCTGATGCTTTGTATTTATTGATGACTGCAGAAATGATAGGAGCTGAAGAAGCCCTTCGGATTGGGTTAGTGCAAAAAGTAGTTGAACCCGAAGAGTTGATGAATGAGGTTCTTAAAATTGCAAAATTGATCCAAACAAAAGGACCTGACGCAATTAAAAAAGTAAAGTATGTTGCAAGAACCGGGATGTTGATGGATTTTGATAAAGCCAATGAACTTGAGGCCGAATATTTTGGAACCCAATTTAAAGCAGAAGGAGAAGAAGGAATGAGGGCTTTTTTGGAAAAAAGGAAACCGAATTGGTAA
- a CDS encoding 3-ketoacyl-CoA thiolase, with the protein MKKLRKKVYITAGFNTVSMGTGRSEFNPKKERPGLEYYIETAGKGTIAQINDAANIDEGVIGNFMAARFNKQANLPGFIPTIDEKLQWKPAISVEGACGSGGLALLTGLKSVLAETADSVLVLGVEVQNTMKALYGADVLAGAGWYKKRKEGHAFFFPGQFSNRAGAYYEKYGKEYAREGMKRWYVNAMENARLCETAQEYENKATDLYSLYDKFKLNGETFVDNLTVLDCSKVSDGASALIMASKEGLAKLGIDKKDAIEIVGWAQVIRNITNEPPDYTEVTAIKKAAKQALDSAGLTINDLATVETHDCFSIAGILGVEALGLAEPGKGAKFVADGHTARNGKIPINTTGGLIGWGHPTGATGVHQAVTIWEQLTGKAGAAQIQIHPERPYGMTINMGGDDVTVIAMVYKKAE; encoded by the coding sequence ATGAAAAAATTAAGAAAAAAAGTATACATAACTGCCGGATTTAATACCGTTTCGATGGGTACGGGCCGTAGTGAATTCAATCCCAAAAAAGAACGCCCGGGTTTGGAATATTATATTGAAACCGCAGGTAAAGGAACTATAGCTCAAATTAACGATGCAGCAAATATTGATGAAGGCGTTATCGGAAATTTTATGGCTGCCCGATTTAATAAACAAGCAAATCTCCCTGGTTTTATTCCTACCATCGACGAAAAATTACAATGGAAACCTGCAATTAGTGTTGAAGGTGCCTGTGGTTCGGGTGGACTAGCATTACTTACAGGGCTTAAATCGGTATTGGCCGAAACAGCCGATTCCGTTTTAGTATTGGGTGTTGAAGTTCAAAATACAATGAAGGCCCTTTATGGCGCCGATGTCTTGGCAGGTGCGGGTTGGTACAAAAAACGAAAAGAAGGACATGCCTTTTTCTTTCCCGGACAATTTAGTAATCGGGCCGGAGCTTATTATGAAAAATATGGAAAAGAATACGCGCGCGAAGGAATGAAAAGATGGTATGTGAATGCCATGGAAAATGCGCGTTTATGTGAAACTGCTCAGGAATATGAGAATAAAGCCACTGATTTGTATAGTTTGTACGACAAATTCAAATTAAATGGTGAAACCTTTGTTGACAATCTAACGGTATTGGATTGTTCAAAAGTATCGGATGGAGCATCAGCACTAATCATGGCTTCAAAAGAAGGTTTAGCAAAACTTGGCATTGATAAAAAGGACGCTATTGAAATTGTAGGTTGGGCGCAAGTAATTCGAAATATTACCAATGAACCACCAGATTATACCGAGGTTACTGCAATTAAAAAAGCAGCTAAACAAGCTTTAGATTCAGCTGGTTTAACAATTAATGATTTAGCAACTGTTGAAACGCATGATTGTTTCTCCATTGCCGGAATTTTGGGTGTCGAAGCCCTTGGCTTAGCTGAACCGGGTAAAGGTGCAAAATTTGTAGCCGATGGCCATACTGCCCGCAATGGTAAAATCCCTATAAATACTACTGGTGGACTGATAGGCTGGGGCCATCCAACAGGTGCAACAGGCGTTCATCAAGCAGTAACAATCTGGGAACAACTGACAGGGAAAGCAGGTGCGGCACAAATACAAATACATCCTGAACGCCCTTACGGAATGACCATTAACATGGGCGGTGATGATGTAACTGTTATCGCAATGGTTTATAAAAAAGCAGAATAA
- a CDS encoding (Fe-S)-binding protein: protein MKQFDPFVLPFIVGLYFIFGVLIIKFSLWIIRLSEVDKSKIKKGFFTKKTLASIKEIFMESLLHRKVLKVNPVLGYMHMSLAFGWFLLIVFGKLGTLSFSHDFFNPLYFAIFFKYFEPFHPPFFYSKTYTFLMDFLLLFILSGLFLAIFKRFKSKFFGLKKTTKLKIGDKFALASLWCIFPLRLLAESITSGVFDSGHFLTGSLGELLATFLPVQQLMYPAWWAYSLSLGIFFIALPFSRYMHIPTEMLLIFLKNYGIKTDKEFNSFSEIEVSSCPRCGICIDQCQLNVAGEGGSSAVYFLQSLRNKEVSPELAMNCLQCGKCEEVCPVDINLKNLRLTQRNKLSLDHSDFEFLPKHIPVNAEVLYFAGCMTHLTPGIKNSMVEIFETAHVDYLFMDKDGGVCCGRPLMLAGECASAKKLMDYNREIIQNSGAKYLVTSCPICYKVFKEDYDLEIEVLHHTTYLWHLIDQNRIKLIVKPDRVAYHDPCELGRGSGIYEAPRQIIEKAATLVSSADEGKNAPCCGNSLANFKLGTKQVDLIREDALSSLLIYNPDVLATSCPLCKKTFAKSAGIPVKDIAEIVAESMIAKTPKRKCVKQLEEVMSY from the coding sequence ATGAAACAATTTGATCCCTTCGTATTACCGTTTATAGTCGGATTGTATTTTATTTTTGGTGTCCTCATCATCAAATTTTCGCTTTGGATCATTCGTTTGAGTGAAGTTGATAAAAGCAAAATAAAGAAAGGATTTTTTACCAAAAAAACATTGGCTTCTATCAAAGAAATCTTTATGGAGAGCCTGCTGCACCGAAAGGTTTTAAAAGTGAATCCGGTATTGGGTTATATGCACATGAGTTTGGCCTTTGGCTGGTTTTTATTAATTGTTTTTGGAAAATTGGGAACCTTATCTTTCAGTCACGATTTTTTCAATCCCTTATATTTTGCCATCTTTTTTAAATATTTCGAACCTTTTCATCCTCCTTTTTTCTATTCAAAAACCTATACTTTTTTGATGGATTTTCTGCTTCTTTTTATCCTTTCCGGATTATTTCTAGCCATCTTTAAACGCTTCAAATCAAAGTTTTTTGGCCTGAAAAAGACAACGAAACTTAAAATCGGGGATAAATTTGCATTGGCTTCCTTATGGTGCATATTTCCACTTCGATTACTGGCAGAAAGTATTACAAGCGGAGTTTTTGATTCCGGGCATTTTTTGACCGGAAGCTTAGGTGAGCTGCTTGCAACTTTTCTGCCTGTACAACAATTAATGTATCCGGCCTGGTGGGCCTACAGCCTATCCTTGGGTATTTTTTTTATTGCACTTCCGTTTTCAAGGTACATGCATATTCCAACAGAAATGTTGCTCATCTTTTTAAAAAATTACGGAATTAAAACCGATAAAGAATTCAATAGTTTTTCAGAAATTGAAGTAAGTTCCTGCCCAAGATGTGGAATTTGTATCGACCAATGCCAACTAAATGTTGCCGGAGAAGGAGGTTCATCGGCTGTTTATTTCCTTCAGTCTCTTAGAAATAAAGAAGTAAGCCCAGAATTGGCTATGAACTGCCTGCAATGTGGCAAGTGCGAGGAAGTTTGTCCGGTGGACATCAATTTGAAGAACCTGAGATTAACACAAAGAAACAAATTAAGCCTCGATCACTCCGATTTTGAATTCTTACCCAAACATATTCCGGTAAATGCAGAAGTATTATACTTCGCCGGATGTATGACCCATCTTACTCCGGGAATCAAAAACTCCATGGTTGAGATTTTTGAAACCGCTCATGTGGATTATCTCTTCATGGACAAAGATGGGGGCGTATGTTGTGGTCGACCGCTAATGCTTGCAGGAGAATGTGCTTCAGCAAAAAAATTAATGGACTACAATCGTGAAATTATTCAAAATTCAGGAGCAAAATATTTGGTTACATCCTGCCCCATTTGTTATAAAGTTTTTAAGGAAGATTATGATTTAGAGATAGAAGTTCTGCATCATACAACCTATTTATGGCACTTGATTGATCAAAACAGAATCAAACTGATTGTTAAGCCTGATAGAGTTGCCTATCATGATCCTTGTGAATTAGGCAGAGGAAGCGGTATTTATGAAGCACCACGCCAAATTATAGAAAAAGCAGCGACCTTAGTATCGTCTGCCGATGAAGGTAAAAATGCTCCCTGCTGTGGAAATAGTTTGGCAAACTTCAAATTGGGAACTAAACAAGTGGATTTGATCAGAGAAGATGCCCTTTCTTCATTGCTGATATATAATCCAGATGTGCTGGCAACTTCTTGTCCGCTCTGTAAAAAAACGTTTGCAAAATCAGCAGGTATTCCTGTTAAAGATATTGCTGAAATCGTGGCGGAATCAATGATTGCAAAAACACCGAAACGTAAATGTGTTAAACAATTAGAAGAAGTTATGAGTTATTAG
- a CDS encoding electron transfer flavoprotein subunit alpha/FixB family protein, with amino-acid sequence MSILVYTENWDGKFKKLSFELVSYANEIAKQMNTKVVAVSIGKVEDSELKNLGSYGAGKIISVKNEKLAVLANQPFAKVIAEIARKEATDVIILSHNITGKAIAPRVSVKLKAGLVSGVIEVPSNYSPFTVKKKAFTGKAFANVVVKSNVKILTLAQNSFGVVEDAKDAEIEVFEPALDSSEFKTERLEINKVTGKVLLGDADIVVSGGRGMKSPENWAPLEELAGLLGAATACSRPVSDEGWRPHGEHVGQTGKMIAPNLYFALGISGAIQHLGGVSSSKVIVAVNTDKDAPIFEAADYGIIGDVQKVLPQLITAVKAAKAE; translated from the coding sequence ATGTCAATATTAGTATATACAGAAAACTGGGATGGGAAATTCAAAAAATTAAGTTTTGAATTGGTATCCTATGCAAATGAAATTGCCAAACAAATGAATACCAAAGTGGTTGCAGTTTCAATCGGAAAAGTGGAAGATTCCGAATTAAAAAATTTAGGTTCTTATGGTGCCGGCAAAATAATTAGTGTTAAAAACGAAAAACTGGCTGTCCTTGCTAATCAGCCTTTTGCAAAAGTAATTGCTGAAATAGCCCGGAAAGAAGCTACCGATGTTATCATCTTGTCTCATAATATCACCGGAAAAGCTATTGCACCAAGAGTTTCGGTAAAATTGAAAGCCGGATTAGTTTCAGGTGTTATTGAAGTGCCTTCAAATTATAGTCCTTTTACCGTAAAGAAAAAAGCTTTTACGGGCAAAGCCTTTGCAAATGTAGTTGTTAAATCGAATGTGAAAATCCTTACCCTTGCTCAAAATTCATTTGGGGTGGTTGAAGATGCTAAAGATGCAGAGATTGAAGTTTTTGAACCGGCTTTGGATTCTTCAGAATTTAAAACAGAGCGATTAGAAATTAATAAAGTAACAGGCAAGGTATTATTGGGTGATGCTGATATCGTCGTTTCAGGAGGAAGAGGAATGAAATCCCCAGAAAACTGGGCCCCACTGGAAGAGTTAGCCGGATTATTAGGTGCAGCAACAGCTTGTTCAAGGCCCGTTTCGGATGAAGGATGGCGTCCTCATGGTGAACATGTTGGACAAACAGGTAAAATGATTGCTCCAAATTTGTATTTCGCATTAGGAATTTCAGGAGCTATTCAGCATTTAGGAGGCGTTAGTTCTTCAAAAGTAATCGTAGCGGTGAATACCGATAAGGATGCTCCTATTTTTGAAGCAGCTGATTATGGAATTATCGGGGATGTGCAAAAAGTATTGCCTCAACTGATTACCGCGGTTAAGGCTGCAAAAGCAGAATAA
- a CDS encoding four helix bundle protein gives MDMKYIQLNDIDAYKISFNLSNKVWNIVLHWDFFAKDTIGKQFVRSIDSISANLAVGFGRYSKKDKIKFYRISYGSLKESIDWNEKSKVRKLLTEEEYHQIYNSLNELPKYINQLINYTEEKIKI, from the coding sequence GTGGATATGAAATACATTCAGTTAAATGATATTGATGCTTACAAGATATCTTTTAATCTCAGTAACAAGGTTTGGAATATAGTTCTTCATTGGGATTTTTTTGCAAAAGACACTATCGGAAAGCAATTTGTCAGATCAATCGATTCAATTTCTGCTAATTTAGCTGTAGGATTTGGTAGGTATTCTAAGAAAGATAAAATAAAATTTTATAGGATTAGCTACGGATCACTCAAAGAATCAATTGATTGGAATGAAAAATCAAAGGTTAGAAAACTTCTGACCGAAGAAGAGTATCATCAGATTTACAATAGTTTAAATGAACTTCCAAAATATATTAACCAATTAATCAATTATACTGAAGAAAAAATAAAAATCTAA
- the elbB gene encoding isoprenoid biosynthesis glyoxalase ElbB yields MKKFAVVLSGCGVFDGAEIHEATLTMLAIKKLGADYQCFAPDFDQHHVINHYNGKEMKESRNVLVESARIARGKIKSLDEFVEKEFDALIFPGGFGVAKNLTNIAFKGASAEVDEEVERAVKEMLAAKKPIGALCISPTMIAKIIGDVKVTIGQDEGTAQVIEEMGGTHIKTDHGDVVVDDEKLVFTSPCYMLDADITQIWDGAYNTVEAMMQFME; encoded by the coding sequence ATGAAAAAATTCGCAGTTGTTTTATCCGGATGTGGGGTGTTTGATGGGGCTGAAATTCATGAAGCAACCCTCACAATGTTAGCCATCAAAAAGCTGGGTGCCGACTATCAATGCTTTGCCCCCGATTTTGATCAACATCATGTGATCAATCATTATAACGGCAAAGAAATGAAAGAAAGCCGCAATGTGCTGGTTGAATCTGCCAGAATAGCACGTGGGAAAATTAAATCATTGGATGAATTTGTGGAAAAGGAATTTGATGCACTTATTTTTCCCGGTGGATTTGGAGTGGCCAAAAACCTTACGAACATAGCATTTAAAGGAGCATCTGCTGAGGTTGACGAAGAAGTGGAAAGGGCTGTAAAAGAGATGTTGGCTGCAAAAAAACCAATTGGGGCACTCTGTATTTCTCCAACCATGATTGCAAAAATTATTGGTGATGTGAAAGTAACAATTGGCCAGGATGAAGGAACAGCGCAGGTTATCGAGGAGATGGGCGGAACCCATATTAAGACCGATCATGGAGATGTGGTTGTGGATGATGAAAAACTTGTTTTTACCTCTCCTTGTTATATGTTGGATGCCGATATTACCCAAATTTGGGATGGGGCTTATAATACCGTTGAGGCAATGATGCAGTTTATGGAATGA
- a CDS encoding acyl-CoA dehydrogenase family protein, with protein MDFNLTEEQLMIQQAARDYAERELLQDVLERDAKAEFPVQHIKNLAELGFMGMMVDPKYDGGGMDAISYALAIEEISKIDAATAVVISVHNSLACYGIEKFGTEFQKEKYLRDMAKGVKIGAFLLSEPEAGSDASMQHTLAEDKGDHYLINGTKNWISTAKHASVYVLIAQTNPEKKHHGINAFIVDSNSPGISLGQHEDKMGMRSSDTYSVMFNDVKVPKENRIGENGFGFKFAMQSLESGRIGIAAQATGIATGAFERALAYAKERKAFGKVIGMHQVIGFKLSDMAVKTEAARFFVHKAAWLKDTHQPFGVASAKAKQYAADIAMEVTTEAVQIFGGYGYVKEYHVERLMREAKLTQIYEGTSEIQKMIITRSLLRD; from the coding sequence ATGGATTTCAATCTTACCGAAGAGCAATTAATGATACAACAAGCAGCCCGCGATTATGCTGAAAGGGAATTACTGCAAGATGTTTTGGAACGTGATGCTAAAGCCGAGTTCCCGGTCCAGCATATAAAAAACCTTGCAGAATTAGGATTCATGGGCATGATGGTTGATCCTAAATATGATGGAGGTGGGATGGATGCCATTTCTTATGCACTTGCCATCGAAGAAATTTCAAAAATCGACGCGGCTACTGCTGTGGTTATTTCGGTGCATAATTCTTTGGCCTGTTATGGAATTGAAAAATTTGGCACAGAATTTCAAAAAGAGAAATATTTAAGGGATATGGCCAAAGGAGTAAAAATTGGTGCTTTTCTATTATCCGAACCTGAGGCAGGATCTGACGCATCCATGCAACATACCCTAGCTGAAGACAAAGGCGATCATTATTTGATTAATGGTACTAAAAACTGGATATCGACCGCAAAACATGCTTCGGTATATGTTTTAATAGCGCAAACAAATCCCGAGAAAAAACATCATGGCATCAATGCTTTCATTGTTGATAGTAATTCTCCAGGCATCAGTCTTGGCCAGCATGAAGACAAAATGGGCATGCGAAGTTCCGATACTTATTCAGTCATGTTCAATGATGTGAAAGTACCTAAGGAAAACCGAATTGGAGAGAACGGTTTTGGGTTTAAATTCGCCATGCAATCTTTGGAATCAGGCAGGATTGGAATTGCAGCTCAGGCTACAGGTATTGCTACCGGGGCATTTGAGCGGGCACTCGCCTATGCCAAAGAGCGTAAGGCTTTCGGGAAAGTGATCGGAATGCATCAGGTCATCGGGTTTAAATTATCTGACATGGCCGTAAAAACCGAAGCTGCCCGATTTTTTGTTCATAAAGCGGCCTGGTTAAAAGATACGCACCAACCCTTTGGGGTTGCCAGTGCTAAGGCAAAACAATATGCTGCCGATATTGCCATGGAAGTTACTACAGAAGCAGTTCAGATATTTGGAGGTTACGGATATGTAAAAGAGTATCACGTAGAGAGATTAATGCGAGAAGCAAAACTTACCCAAATTTATGAGGGTACCTCTGAAATACAAAAAATGATTATTACCAGATCACTACTTAGAGATTAG